One window of Lacerta agilis isolate rLacAgi1 chromosome 14, rLacAgi1.pri, whole genome shotgun sequence genomic DNA carries:
- the LOC117059252 gene encoding uncharacterized protein LOC117059252: MSSPSFAGLALLCMFLSQAVESIPFPPGAARTECRGRYFWIWMDKAALGQNLWHYSVFNEQRQRIPVTGHVASQCGFTSGTDLYGNPEIRVSFLACSVRNSFDQEFSLQLQVEVTSPANLTATYDVFMNCPLGAPWSPREIVCEENYMEVSVRRAVPGAASEALNEDWIAVWPVAQGAVNQVWQVAFHYQNGSLQNMMATEAHALGYGVNTTATRVLFRTPYGTQQTEVSLVEGLEVEVARATVFYKQAWMIIMVDTALACPINLPIFTTTTLRWGTPRILPSLVRSPHLYRDEAAEMGLDGRVIDAATILANGYSFLADTKFVSITVPIGAAGGLMESDVIDNRYGTTYSINLLLDRRWQGDESDRTRHRSLKAIRTPFAPHAPVLTDNTVAERGYFDISLGNFLLDLELVTIAVGGKPLTSAELKGHGFGLGEAPNPNNTRVFILQVPFTDPLVEQEYLYGNIRRYTLRLEYTFNLVSKGKPFTYPAVIECDVTDVVLPTFEGFCETGRIGLVMTRGNLDRYWVPYVGNLQLTNELAASQNYTLQDDGRYYYLSVPFLASGLVYEDISLQGLTARLDFTLRDNKTSATLIAFPVGCIFPTGKLLVCFPNGTIMATVLGLDTKPALDPRKTHLRDKNCGPVAADESKALFSFPVASCGTTRRFDGSYLVYENEVTFRRELIPEASPVITRDSQYRLTLRCRYPLNDVLRVWARQLQGGQVTPRPYALEAKAYQRKRSANHHAASQIAGRSTSGAAAKSISIALFGVAAATGMILPVGLFGC; the protein is encoded by the exons ATGAGCAGAGACAGCGCATCCCAGTGACAGGGCATGTTGCCTCTCAGTGTGGCTTCACCAGTGGCACAGACTTGTATGGCAACCCTGAGATAAGAGTTTCCTTTCTGGCCTGCTCGGTCCGCAATTCG TTTGACCAGGAGTTCAGCCTCCAGCTCCAGGTGGAGGTAACCAGCCCAGCAAACTTGACGGCCACTTACGACGTCTTTATGAACTGCCCCCTTGGTGCCCCATGGAGCCCCCGCGAGATCGTCTGTGAGGAAAACTACATGGAG GTCTCCGTCCGACGGGCAGTCCCAGGAGCAGCTAGCGAGGCTCTGAATGAAGACTGGATTGCAGTGTGGCCTGTG GCCCAAGGGGCTGTGAACCAGGTGTGGCAGGTGGCTTTCCACTATCAGAACGGCTCCCTGCAGAACATGATGGCCACCGAAGCGCACGCCTTGGGCTACGGCGTCAACACCACGGCTACCCGCGTCCTTTTCCGCACACCCTACGGCACCCAGCAGACCGAAGTCTCCCTg GTAGAGGGCCTGGAAGTGGAGGTGGCAAGGGCCACAGTCTTTTACAAGCAGGCCTGGATGATCATCATGGTAGACACTGCTCTTGCCTGTCCCATTA ATCTCCCtattttcaccaccaccaccttaagGTGGGGGACCCCCCGGATCTTGCCGTCCCTGGTGAGATCCCCGCATCTGTACAGAGATGAAGCTGCTGAGATGGGCTTGGACGGGCGTGTGATTGACGCAGCCACCATCCTGGCGAATGGATACAGCTTCCTGGCGGACACCAAATTCGTCAGCATCACAGTGCCCATTGGGGCCGCAGGAGGTCTCATGGAG AGCGACGTGATTGACAACCGCTATGGCACCACCTACAGCATAAACCTGCTGTTGGACCGCAGGTGGCAGGGAGACGAGAGTGACCGGACTCGCCACCGCAGCCTCAAGGCCATCCGCACGCCGTTTGCTCCTCATGCACCTGTGCTGACTGACA ACACAGTCGCCGAGAGAGGTTACTTTGACATCAGCCTGGGCAACTTCCTCCTAGACTTGGAGCTGGTCACCATCGCGGTTGGCGGGAAGCCCTTAACGTCCGCAGAGCTCAAAGGGCATGGTTTCGGCCTGGGCGAAGCCCCCAACCCCAACAACACGAGGGTCTTCATCCTGCAGGTCCCTTTCACTGACCCTCTGGTGGAGCAGGAG TACCTGTATGGCAACATCAGAAGATACACCCTGAGGCTAGAGTACACCTTCAACCTAGTCTCAAAAGGCAAGCCTTTCACCTACCCTGCGGTAATCGAATGTGACGTCACTGATGTTG TTCTTCCGACCTTCGAGGGCTTCTGTGAGACGGGGAGGATTGGACTGGTAATGACCCGTGGAAACTTGGATCGCTACTGGGTCCCGTACGTGGGGAATTTGCAGCTGACAAATGAATTGGCCGCATCGCAGAACTACACTCTGCAGGACGACGGCAGATACTATTACCTCTCTGTGCCCTTTTTGGCATCTGGCTTGGTGTATGAG GATATCTCCCTCCAAGGACTAACTGCCCGGCTCGACTTTACCCTGAGGGACAACAAGACATCGGCGACACTGATAGCGTTCCCTGTTGGCTGTATTTTCCCTACTGGAAAACTGCTTG TGTGTTTCCCCAATGGAACCATAATGGCCACGGTCCTCGGCCTGGACACGAAGCCGGCTTTGGaccccaggaaaacccacctACGGGACAAGAATTGTGGCCCAGTGGCTGCTGATGAGTCCAAGgccctcttctctttcccagtGGCTTCTTGTGGCACCACGAGGAGG TTTGACGGTAGCTACTTGGTGTACGAGAACGAAGTGACCTTCAGGAGAGAGTTGATTCCGGAAGCAAGTCCAGTTATAACCAGGGACTCCCAGTACAG GCTGACCCTGCGCTGCCGTTACCCCCTCAACGACGTGCTCCGGGTGTGGGCCCGCCAACTGCAGGGGGGGCAGGTGACACCTCGACCCTACGCTCTTGAAGCCAAAG CATATCAGCGGAAGAGGTCTGCAAATCACCATGCTGCATCCCAGATAGCAGGCCGCTCTACATCAG GAGCAGCTGCAAAATCCATCTCCATAGCTCTGTTTGGGGTAGCTGCTGCAACCGGCATGATCCTCCCTGTTGGATTATTTGGTTGTTAA